One genomic segment of Anaerolineae bacterium includes these proteins:
- a CDS encoding S1 RNA-binding domain-containing protein yields the protein MNEGWHDNAEAMRDLEEGYWRSLLADGEIASSSRRGSDGPWAKKFEGRERYVDGGQTDTHSEDWDAAERARTCMEVLNLPIVGYNRGGLLVQFKRLCGFVPASHLVDLPRLPDPEERRRALAQRVGQTLKVCIIEVDRTQGRLVMSQRAIHEGQRGQELWRCLKAGEIRRGRVTNLRPFGAFVDLGGVEGLLHVSELSWGRVEHPSEVVHPGDEIDVYVMSVDPTQRRIALSLKRLLPDPWATVQERYQVGQIVTGVVTNVVSFGAFVRVEEGLEGLVHISELAEGQFLHPRNVVQEGDVVRARILNIDPSNRRMGLSLRRIVMPPQTVETSSARRMSSSEGKSAGQEPIGVRDGER from the coding sequence ATGAACGAGGGATGGCATGACAATGCTGAAGCGATGAGAGATCTGGAAGAGGGGTATTGGCGGTCTCTCTTGGCCGATGGCGAGATCGCCTCATCATCGAGGAGAGGCTCAGACGGCCCCTGGGCAAAGAAGTTCGAAGGTCGGGAGCGCTACGTGGATGGGGGCCAGACCGACACTCACTCAGAGGACTGGGATGCGGCTGAGCGAGCCCGCACGTGCATGGAGGTGCTAAACCTACCCATCGTTGGTTATAACCGGGGAGGATTGTTGGTGCAGTTCAAACGGCTATGCGGCTTTGTACCGGCTTCTCATCTAGTGGACCTGCCGCGGTTGCCTGATCCCGAGGAACGCCGGCGGGCGTTAGCACAACGGGTTGGACAAACCTTAAAGGTGTGCATCATCGAAGTAGATCGAACTCAGGGACGGCTGGTTATGTCCCAACGAGCCATCCACGAAGGACAGCGGGGCCAGGAGCTTTGGCGATGTTTGAAGGCCGGAGAGATTCGCCGCGGCCGAGTCACGAACCTGCGGCCCTTTGGCGCGTTTGTCGATTTGGGCGGCGTTGAGGGGCTGCTTCACGTCTCCGAACTCTCGTGGGGGCGAGTGGAGCATCCCAGCGAGGTCGTGCATCCGGGAGACGAAATCGACGTATACGTGATGAGCGTGGATCCCACTCAGCGTAGGATCGCGTTGAGCCTCAAGCGATTACTCCCTGACCCCTGGGCGACGGTGCAGGAGCGGTATCAGGTGGGGCAGATCGTCACTGGAGTAGTAACGAATGTGGTCAGCTTTGGCGCGTTTGTCCGCGTGGAAGAGGGGTTAGAGGGTCTCGTCCACATCTCCGAGCTGGCCGAAGGCCAGTTCCTGCACCCGCGCAACGTGGTCCAGGAGGGCGATGTAGTACGGGCGCGCATCCTCAATATTGACCCGAGCAACCGTCGCATGGGGCTGAGCCTGCGACGGATTGTCATGCCGCCGCAGACGGTTGAAACGTCATCTGCACGCCGCATGTCCTCATCAGAGGGGAAATCGGCCGGCCAGGAACCCATCGGCGTCCGTGACGGTGAACGTTGA
- a CDS encoding DNA translocase FtsK yields the protein MAKRHGGRRTTSRSRSQAAQDSRWWRRLPVWSWKGPGQPEMVGLALLVFGAWAGVALIWDLPGRLLLRRLCGWGAYPLAIALMAGGLLLFFRREARQRWRWELLVGLELAWLGSLTLTQLISPGDNPLEETQRAASSGLVGWALGGLLGQTFGQPGAWAIALAVTLFGLWLIWCFLPWPVTAPRITHALASLRQTWEVVLARVQMAWAPPLADEGELKEGVDAAKEPLEDELAVPLSLPESSWYPASRKARTHPPARARSAKPLSRPESLPPLDLLVPDEGTEVSEVVARDKANLIERTLASFGVPARVVAIHIGPTVTQFGVEPLYIERQGLQRKVRVSRIQALSNDLALALAAPSIRIEAPVPGRPYVGIEVPNAQTALVNLRGVLESPEFQRLRSPLAIALGRDVSGAPVVADLAGMPHLLIAGATGSGKSVCVNAIITSLLLNNGPDRLRLLMIDPKMVELVGYNGIPHLLGPVVTDLKQVVGALVWMTLQMEERYRRFNAAGVRNLEAYNRKMAKRAGEDGPLPYIVVVIDELADLMMTAPEEVERHICRLAQMARATGIHLVIATQRPSVDVITGLIKANFPARIAFAVASGVDSRVILDQPGAEKLLGRGDMLFMAPQSSKLQRIQGCFVSDREIHAVVDFWRQADRGKSSVSEVVAPWAGLLDELDDRDDLIEQALRELRGVSYTSASMLQRRLRIGYPRAARLIEQLEEMGIVGPDEGVGRPRRVLLSSSPRRSEEDDSLLEG from the coding sequence ATGGCTAAGCGTCACGGGGGACGTCGGACCACAAGCCGTAGCCGGTCGCAAGCCGCTCAGGACAGCCGGTGGTGGCGGCGCTTGCCTGTGTGGAGCTGGAAGGGGCCAGGTCAACCGGAGATGGTGGGCCTGGCCCTCCTTGTGTTCGGAGCATGGGCAGGTGTTGCGCTGATCTGGGACCTCCCTGGTCGCCTTTTGCTCCGTCGGCTTTGTGGGTGGGGGGCTTATCCGTTGGCCATTGCTCTCATGGCAGGTGGCCTTCTTTTGTTCTTCCGCAGAGAGGCTCGCCAGCGCTGGCGATGGGAATTGCTGGTGGGGCTGGAGCTGGCTTGGCTAGGCTCGTTGACGTTGACACAATTGATCAGCCCTGGCGACAACCCCCTGGAGGAGACGCAGCGCGCGGCCAGTAGTGGCCTGGTCGGATGGGCGCTGGGCGGCTTGTTGGGGCAGACCTTTGGCCAGCCAGGCGCCTGGGCGATCGCGCTAGCTGTGACGCTGTTCGGGCTATGGCTTATCTGGTGTTTCCTGCCATGGCCGGTGACAGCACCGAGGATCACCCATGCATTGGCTTCCTTACGCCAAACCTGGGAGGTGGTCCTCGCGCGCGTTCAGATGGCCTGGGCTCCGCCCCTGGCCGACGAGGGTGAGCTGAAGGAGGGAGTGGACGCCGCTAAAGAGCCATTGGAGGACGAGTTAGCTGTGCCGTTGTCGCTGCCAGAGTCGTCGTGGTATCCTGCTTCGCGTAAGGCCAGAACTCATCCACCGGCCCGCGCCCGGTCGGCAAAGCCGCTATCACGGCCTGAGTCACTCCCTCCGCTGGATCTGCTCGTGCCGGATGAGGGTACGGAAGTCAGCGAGGTAGTTGCACGGGACAAGGCTAATCTAATCGAGCGCACGCTTGCTAGCTTTGGCGTCCCCGCCCGGGTGGTCGCCATTCACATCGGGCCTACGGTAACGCAGTTCGGCGTCGAGCCGCTGTACATCGAGCGTCAAGGCCTGCAGCGAAAGGTACGCGTCAGCCGTATTCAGGCGCTGTCTAACGATTTGGCTCTGGCCCTGGCCGCGCCCTCAATTCGCATCGAGGCGCCGGTGCCGGGCCGGCCATACGTCGGGATCGAGGTGCCTAACGCGCAGACGGCGCTGGTGAACCTGCGCGGCGTGTTGGAATCGCCCGAGTTCCAGCGGTTACGCTCGCCGCTGGCTATCGCCCTGGGCAGAGACGTCTCCGGTGCTCCGGTGGTGGCAGACCTGGCGGGCATGCCTCATTTGCTGATCGCCGGAGCGACTGGATCGGGGAAATCGGTCTGTGTAAACGCCATCATCACCAGCCTGTTGCTCAATAACGGCCCGGACCGGCTGCGCCTGCTGATGATTGACCCGAAGATGGTGGAGCTGGTGGGGTATAACGGCATCCCGCATTTGCTGGGGCCCGTAGTGACCGATCTCAAACAGGTGGTGGGGGCGCTGGTGTGGATGACACTGCAAATGGAAGAGCGATACCGGCGGTTCAATGCCGCAGGTGTGCGCAACCTGGAGGCCTATAACCGCAAGATGGCAAAGCGAGCAGGGGAAGATGGGCCGTTGCCTTACATCGTAGTAGTCATTGATGAGCTGGCGGACCTCATGATGACGGCGCCGGAAGAGGTGGAACGGCACATCTGCCGGCTAGCCCAGATGGCGCGCGCCACAGGTATCCACCTGGTGATCGCCACCCAGCGTCCGAGCGTGGACGTGATCACGGGGTTGATCAAGGCCAACTTCCCGGCGCGTATTGCTTTTGCAGTGGCCTCGGGGGTCGATTCCCGGGTGATCTTGGATCAACCGGGAGCCGAAAAGCTGCTAGGGCGTGGGGATATGCTCTTTATGGCACCCCAGTCAAGCAAGTTACAACGTATTCAGGGGTGCTTCGTATCCGATCGAGAGATCCATGCGGTGGTGGATTTCTGGCGCCAAGCCGATCGGGGAAAGTCATCGGTTTCCGAAGTAGTCGCCCCATGGGCTGGGCTGCTGGACGAGTTAGATGATAGGGACGATCTAATCGAGCAAGCCCTGCGCGAGCTACGAGGGGTAAGCTATACGTCGGCCTCGATGTTACAACGGCGGCTGCGCATCGGCTATCCGCGAGCGGCCCGGCTGATCGAACAGTTAGAGGAGATGGGGATAGTGGGGCCAGATGAGGGGGTAGGACGCCCTAGGCGAGTGCTGCTCTCCAGTTCTCCTCGCCGAAGCGAGGAGGACGACTCGCTGTTAGAAGGATGA
- a CDS encoding aldo/keto reductase: MKTVLLGHTGVQVSAICLGAMYFGTRNDPPSSYQLLDQYVEAGGSFIDTANIYAWWVPGFQGGESETLLGQWMRERCNRARLFLATKVGFQYAGVERGLRASQIEAECEKSLKRLGVETIDLYYAHVDDRKTPMEETLEAFDRLVRAGKVRFIGASNFLAWRLEEARWVSQTHGWAEYCCIQQRYTYLRPKPGASFDPQIAANEDLLDYCQTRGLTLLAYSPLLSGAYTRPDRPLPAQYVGPDSEARLAALKAVAAEVGATVNQVVLAWMIHSVPPVIPVIGASTPEQMRENLGALEVKLTEEHIARLNNASA, from the coding sequence ATGAAAACCGTGCTACTTGGCCATACTGGCGTTCAGGTAAGCGCTATCTGTCTGGGCGCTATGTATTTTGGCACCCGTAACGACCCGCCTTCTTCTTATCAGTTGTTGGATCAGTACGTCGAAGCAGGTGGCTCCTTTATAGACACTGCCAACATCTATGCCTGGTGGGTGCCTGGCTTTCAAGGGGGCGAAAGTGAGACGCTGCTGGGACAGTGGATGCGCGAGCGATGCAACCGCGCGCGGCTATTCCTGGCCACTAAGGTCGGCTTTCAATACGCTGGTGTTGAGCGTGGCTTGCGAGCTAGCCAGATCGAGGCGGAATGCGAGAAGAGCCTGAAGCGACTGGGAGTGGAGACGATCGACCTCTATTACGCCCATGTGGACGACCGCAAGACTCCTATGGAGGAGACGCTGGAGGCGTTTGACCGGTTGGTGAGAGCGGGCAAAGTGCGTTTTATCGGGGCGAGCAACTTCTTGGCCTGGCGATTGGAGGAAGCACGCTGGGTGAGTCAAACGCACGGCTGGGCCGAGTACTGCTGTATTCAACAACGCTATACGTACCTGCGCCCCAAGCCTGGCGCTAGTTTCGATCCGCAAATCGCGGCCAACGAGGACCTCCTCGACTACTGCCAGACACGCGGCCTTACTCTACTCGCTTATTCCCCGTTGCTGAGCGGGGCCTACACGCGCCCGGATCGCCCGTTGCCGGCCCAATATGTTGGTCCGGACAGCGAAGCGCGTTTGGCCGCGCTAAAGGCCGTAGCTGCCGAAGTGGGAGCCACTGTCAACCAGGTGGTGCTGGCCTGGATGATTCACAGCGTTCCTCCGGTGATCCCGGTGATAGGGGCCAGCACACCGGAGCAGATGCGAGAAAATCTGGGCGCACTAGAGGTGAAACTTACCGAAGAGCACATAGCCCGCCTGAACAACGCTTCAGCTTAA
- a CDS encoding alcohol dehydrogenase catalytic domain-containing protein, which yields MQTIYIELGILRVLATRALSKIWPGAYLSPISPVHFVTQPDPSLPGPYSVRVRNRLSLICGTDLHLVHVDGDPRVAPAVLPGNQRTYLGHEICGEVIEVGDAVTRVRAGDRVALRYFSPTCRTQEIKPLCRHCQHGNYYLCENQSANQGWASIGGGWSDQLLVHEDQLYRPPDALSDEEVALLEPAAVGVHAVLQALPNPGDHVLVLGCGIIGLMTVQALRALAPEAHVTALARYPFQAEAARRLGAHEVRTRADGYTVTAEITGARLYRGMFGSAMLLGGFDVVYDCVGTGQTVTDALRWARAGGMVVLVGVQFKPLTVDLTPVWYQEVRLMGTMAHGMEQWLGEEIETFELTARLFQMGKLTAEGLITHRFPLSRWREAIEVAAAKRRHQAIKVAFTF from the coding sequence ATGCAGACTATCTATATTGAATTAGGCATCCTGCGTGTGCTGGCCACACGGGCTTTGAGCAAAATCTGGCCAGGCGCGTACCTAAGCCCGATCAGCCCGGTTCACTTCGTTACCCAGCCCGATCCGTCGCTGCCTGGGCCATATAGCGTGCGAGTGCGCAATCGTCTCTCGCTGATCTGTGGGACCGATCTCCACTTAGTTCACGTGGATGGCGATCCACGGGTCGCCCCAGCCGTGCTGCCAGGCAACCAGCGCACTTACCTGGGTCACGAGATCTGCGGAGAAGTGATCGAGGTTGGTGACGCTGTCACGCGCGTGCGCGCAGGCGATCGGGTGGCGCTGCGCTATTTCAGCCCCACTTGCCGCACCCAGGAGATCAAGCCCCTCTGCCGTCATTGCCAACATGGGAACTACTACCTGTGCGAAAACCAATCGGCCAATCAGGGATGGGCCTCCATCGGTGGCGGCTGGAGCGATCAGCTCCTCGTGCACGAGGATCAACTGTACCGCCCCCCAGACGCGCTGAGCGATGAAGAGGTCGCGCTGCTCGAGCCTGCAGCGGTGGGCGTGCACGCCGTGTTGCAGGCGCTGCCGAATCCGGGTGACCACGTCTTGGTGCTGGGGTGCGGCATCATCGGGCTGATGACCGTGCAGGCGTTGCGAGCGTTAGCTCCAGAGGCTCATGTGACCGCACTCGCGCGCTATCCATTTCAGGCAGAGGCGGCCCGCCGGCTGGGCGCGCACGAGGTACGTACGCGCGCAGATGGATACACAGTCACCGCCGAGATCACGGGAGCTCGGTTATATCGGGGGATGTTCGGCAGCGCAATGCTGTTAGGGGGCTTCGATGTGGTCTACGACTGCGTGGGCACCGGTCAGACGGTGACGGATGCTTTGCGCTGGGCGCGAGCGGGAGGGATGGTGGTACTGGTTGGAGTGCAGTTTAAACCGTTAACGGTGGACTTAACTCCTGTCTGGTACCAGGAAGTACGGCTGATGGGGACCATGGCCCATGGCATGGAGCAGTGGCTTGGAGAAGAGATAGAAACGTTCGAGCTGACGGCTCGTCTATTTCAGATGGGAAAGTTGACGGCAGAGGGGCTGATCACCCATCGCTTCCCGCTCTCTCGCTGGCGGGAGGCGATCGAGGTGGCCGCCGCCAAACGCCGGCATCAGGCGATCAAGGTAGCGTTTACGTTCTAA
- a CDS encoding glycosyltransferase 87 family protein produces the protein MRLTIEGKSIIAKLWQHDEVRLLGLFLVLLIIYLLIASQVHAPMGYYGTIDKPRFADPWIERTETILSGRLLYRDVFTATPPLTNFLIVPPAFIAKLLGYKNPWATLAFMLYFSLFNLLAAYTLLYLGKSRYEGWRAAVMFLLNPLTFSNTVLRRQDESILVFFWGLSLLLFVQRRHWQAALAIGATLLVKLSGVLLIPVAVLHSRYWRYILIPAFVFALAMAPFLFLAGRDAMFWDFSRRNAEHPFQLDGISLGALWELWHGKGSADRYLGALSVLFVVGVGAMVGFVAWKRFGVLEDLTLLTATVLLLIPKLHAGYFSLLALTMAPLLSRYRLEVPYFLLGTLIIVGDFLVFPIRDHPFAFVLMVVASALLLGMIVRLSRPSALESPGELSRVPGT, from the coding sequence ATGCGCTTAACGATTGAGGGTAAGTCCATCATCGCGAAGTTGTGGCAGCATGACGAAGTACGCTTGCTGGGGCTGTTTTTGGTATTGCTAATCATTTACCTGTTGATTGCCAGCCAGGTCCATGCGCCCATGGGATATTACGGCACCATCGATAAGCCGCGCTTTGCCGATCCATGGATTGAGCGCACGGAGACGATCCTCAGCGGCCGGCTGCTGTACCGCGATGTCTTCACCGCTACCCCTCCGCTGACCAACTTTCTGATCGTCCCGCCTGCATTCATTGCTAAGCTGTTAGGCTACAAAAACCCTTGGGCTACACTCGCCTTTATGCTCTATTTCTCTCTATTCAATTTGTTAGCGGCTTATACGCTGCTGTACTTGGGCAAGAGCCGCTATGAAGGCTGGCGGGCTGCGGTTATGTTTCTGCTAAATCCGCTCACCTTTAGCAACACGGTGCTTCGCCGCCAGGATGAGTCCATCCTGGTCTTCTTTTGGGGGCTTTCGCTGCTCCTCTTCGTCCAACGCCGACACTGGCAGGCAGCGTTAGCGATTGGCGCGACGCTGTTGGTGAAGCTCAGCGGCGTACTGCTGATCCCCGTCGCTGTCTTGCACAGCCGATATTGGCGTTACATCCTTATCCCAGCGTTCGTATTCGCGCTGGCGATGGCGCCGTTTCTATTTCTAGCAGGCCGTGACGCTATGTTCTGGGACTTCAGTCGGAGGAATGCCGAGCATCCGTTTCAGCTGGATGGGATTAGCTTAGGTGCTTTATGGGAACTCTGGCATGGAAAAGGGTCTGCTGACCGCTACCTGGGGGCGCTGTCGGTACTCTTCGTGGTAGGTGTGGGAGCCATGGTTGGCTTCGTCGCCTGGAAACGATTCGGTGTACTGGAAGACCTCACCTTGTTGACAGCGACCGTGTTACTGTTGATCCCTAAGCTGCACGCCGGCTATTTCTCTTTGCTGGCATTAACGATGGCCCCCTTGCTCTCACGGTATCGGTTGGAAGTGCCCTATTTTCTGCTCGGCACGCTGATCATTGTTGGCGATTTCCTTGTGTTCCCGATCCGCGATCATCCTTTCGCCTTCGTGCTGATGGTGGTAGCCTCTGCGCTGTTACTTGGAATGATCGTCCGCCTTAGCCGCCCGTCCGCCCTCGAATCACCAGGGGAGCTTTCACGGGTTCCCGGAACATGA
- a CDS encoding glycosyltransferase family 39 protein has protein sequence MSRPLTTALVLTILANLILLLPGPLALQVLAVLFLTILVPGALLVRLLIGPSEALHELLEHGVYAVAVGVGILVVALLWLSYIPGPLTRAMALTGFDTLILGLWVACWRSEARAQQASRSSLEWDGDLGRIRREAHRVGRFPGLRLPSLAQRKSVKAFQKPSQRSASFRVRTLTTSERWLLIGAMALLLIASPFRLVHLGYSEFYSDEARAVLRATGVIQGYDDVLFIHRKGPVEILIPTAIYVLTGYLTEAYARLPFAIANITGVIAVFLLGRRMFSPIAGWLAALLLAFDGYLIAFARFVEYQSIVFLTSTAVLLSLYRLYCSSQASPTRLFTLAAWLLTAGLLSHYEAALVLFPAFFLLAAICRHRSSPISPSSAALPLLVVALPLASFYIPFVVHPNFQATWTYITARRIGDELLYNNVADFFQRTALYSGVFVIGLMALLSLIGLALLYRRSLSGPGGWLLTGAATLVLLLTAWNSRWMRFSDTDWLIVPWALLLTVAWLLPRTSIEHRTVLLWWGLPMLIALFLVAKPRTHVYVFFPGWMLLAGWTLSQGWNWLRNQASVRITYAVGTLSVAAMAVISGYYAYLLFLRSTPETVLTYEQNLPMSYYPFRELPEGELYGFPLNNGWKVIGMLYRRGEIQGDYDVNEDPWVPSWYTRGQNRCGRTATWYFLMKHLKPDEAIRTLPESYRQRGFQLWGMVEVNGIPKLEVYRQTDGPIEPRKWRLEEWEAAFDRGTTPEFPLDDPIVIPPIEHPLHINLDGKLWLEGYDLEPDSSLRPGDTLRLRLYWRAQWPLSESYTVFNQLRSEAGEIVGQLDGIPVCGRRPTYKWDPGEFITDTYVIEIKPDALPGTYTLYTGMYLPETGERLTIVDEAGHPMSNEIELAQIHIR, from the coding sequence ATGAGCCGTCCTTTAACCACTGCCTTAGTGCTGACGATCCTGGCCAATCTCATCTTGCTGCTTCCCGGCCCTCTAGCGCTTCAGGTGCTGGCTGTCCTGTTCCTCACCATACTAGTGCCGGGCGCATTGTTGGTCAGGCTCCTGATCGGGCCCAGTGAAGCTTTGCATGAGCTTCTGGAGCATGGCGTCTATGCTGTGGCTGTCGGCGTCGGCATTCTGGTGGTCGCCCTGCTCTGGCTCTCGTATATTCCTGGCCCATTGACTCGTGCAATGGCCCTCACCGGCTTTGACACGCTAATACTGGGCTTGTGGGTGGCTTGTTGGCGCTCTGAGGCCAGAGCACAGCAGGCATCGCGAAGTTCGTTGGAGTGGGATGGGGATCTGGGTCGCATACGCCGAGAGGCCCATCGAGTAGGCCGTTTTCCTGGTTTGCGCCTGCCAAGTCTGGCGCAAAGAAAATCGGTTAAGGCTTTTCAGAAGCCATCTCAGCGGTCGGCATCTTTCCGAGTGCGAACGTTGACCACTTCGGAGAGATGGCTGTTGATCGGCGCAATGGCGTTATTGTTGATCGCCAGTCCATTCCGGCTCGTCCATCTTGGTTACTCGGAGTTTTATTCTGACGAAGCGCGGGCGGTGCTGCGGGCGACGGGGGTGATCCAGGGCTACGACGATGTACTCTTTATCCATCGCAAAGGCCCAGTTGAGATCCTCATACCCACCGCCATCTACGTGCTGACTGGCTACCTCACTGAGGCTTATGCCCGGCTGCCGTTTGCTATTGCGAACATCACCGGCGTGATCGCAGTGTTCCTGCTTGGTCGGCGTATGTTCAGCCCAATCGCTGGCTGGCTCGCTGCGCTTTTGTTGGCGTTCGACGGTTATCTAATCGCCTTCGCTCGCTTTGTTGAGTATCAGAGCATCGTCTTCCTCACATCCACCGCTGTGCTTCTGTCTCTATATCGGCTTTATTGCTCGTCCCAAGCCTCGCCAACTCGCTTATTTACCCTCGCTGCCTGGCTACTGACCGCTGGCCTTCTTTCGCATTATGAGGCCGCGCTTGTCCTGTTCCCGGCTTTCTTTCTTCTAGCCGCTATCTGCCGTCATCGTTCATCGCCGATCTCGCCCTCATCAGCGGCTCTTCCGCTTCTCGTCGTGGCCCTTCCGCTCGCTTCGTTTTATATCCCCTTTGTTGTCCATCCTAACTTTCAGGCCACGTGGACTTATATCACGGCCCGCCGCATCGGCGACGAGCTGCTATACAATAACGTGGCCGATTTCTTCCAGCGCACGGCGCTCTATTCCGGAGTCTTTGTGATCGGACTCATGGCGTTGCTATCGCTGATCGGCCTGGCGTTGCTCTATCGCCGCAGTCTTAGTGGCCCTGGAGGCTGGTTGTTGACTGGCGCAGCCACACTCGTCCTCCTGCTGACAGCCTGGAATAGCCGTTGGATGCGCTTCAGCGACACGGACTGGCTAATCGTCCCGTGGGCGCTGTTGTTGACCGTTGCATGGCTTTTGCCCAGGACTTCTATCGAACATCGCACTGTCCTGCTATGGTGGGGACTGCCGATGCTGATCGCATTGTTCCTGGTCGCCAAGCCACGCACGCACGTCTACGTGTTCTTCCCGGGATGGATGCTCTTGGCCGGCTGGACGCTTAGCCAGGGCTGGAACTGGCTACGCAATCAAGCAAGCGTGCGCATCACCTACGCCGTCGGCACCCTGTCCGTCGCAGCAATGGCCGTTATATCGGGCTACTACGCCTATCTTCTATTCCTCAGGAGCACACCAGAAACAGTGCTCACCTATGAACAGAATCTCCCGATGAGCTATTATCCTTTCCGTGAGCTGCCGGAAGGCGAATTGTATGGCTTTCCCCTTAACAACGGGTGGAAAGTGATCGGTATGCTTTATCGACGCGGCGAGATCCAGGGTGATTACGATGTCAATGAAGATCCATGGGTGCCAAGCTGGTACACGCGAGGCCAAAATCGATGCGGCCGCACGGCGACATGGTATTTTTTGATGAAACACCTGAAGCCAGATGAGGCGATTCGTACGTTGCCCGAGTCGTACCGACAGCGCGGCTTTCAATTGTGGGGCATGGTGGAGGTGAATGGGATCCCCAAGTTAGAGGTGTATCGCCAGACTGATGGCCCAATCGAGCCGCGCAAGTGGCGGCTCGAAGAATGGGAGGCCGCTTTCGATCGGGGGACAACGCCGGAGTTCCCGCTCGACGACCCGATCGTCATCCCTCCGATCGAGCATCCGCTGCACATTAACTTGGATGGCAAACTATGGCTGGAGGGATACGATCTGGAGCCTGACTCATCGCTTCGGCCCGGCGACACATTGCGCCTACGGCTGTACTGGCGTGCGCAGTGGCCCCTGAGTGAGTCCTATACTGTCTTTAACCAATTGCGTTCTGAGGCTGGCGAGATCGTCGGTCAGCTTGATGGGATCCCGGTCTGTGGTCGGCGGCCCACTTACAAGTGGGATCCTGGCGAGTTCATCACCGACACCTATGTTATCGAGATCAAACCCGATGCACTTCCTGGGACTTACACGTTGTACACCGGGATGTACTTGCCTGAGACCGGTGAGCGGCTCACCATTGTGGACGAGGCCGGCCACCCTATGAGTAATGAGATCGAGCTCGCCCAGATTCATATTCGATAG